The following proteins come from a genomic window of Macrobrachium nipponense isolate FS-2020 chromosome 18, ASM1510439v2, whole genome shotgun sequence:
- the LOC135197300 gene encoding nucleolar protein 10-like, with translation MKALDGRNNVKVYNLSAGKSLPDWLTERKRRQLTKRDVDIRRRIELLQDFSMPDISNCIRSTPDGRCIIATGTYKPRVRCYEVAALSLKFERGLDSEVVQFDILSDDFSKLVFLQDDRYIELHYKGGRWFRTRIPKFGRDLAYHYPSCDLYICASGSEIYRLNLNQGRFLNSLQTDAPGVNKCEFNKVHYLFACGTEDGRVEAWDPRSRHRVGVLDCALHMASENVQSNWFTSIKQLGVTALAFNDALTLGVGTQTGKILIYDIRSDKPLLVKDHYDGFPINDLEFHNASGKVMSMSPKVVKIWDKETGAPHTSIESTVDFNDLCVVPNSGMLFLATEDTKMQSYFLPSLGPAPKWCGHLDALIEELEEEESAAQYDDYKFVTEEELVQLGLQDLIGTNVLRAVMHGYYMDIRLYNKARLIANPFDYEEFVQRKVRQKILQDNTREIKKKNLPSINSELYERLLEDKASVFKKKMESASTLLQDDRFSDLFANPDFHIDKESEAFRLVNPTLSKMDKKKALEKQHEEDEELEYLKAREGLGQSESSDSDSIFGESDDEKETKKMKMVQKHEEKMKKIKMKKKKLEEKSANTSVNPPTEKPKEGSTSRLQFAEADSLSDLKANRKKLSKMTLAERLNIEDDSRNDVTHHTFGSREMSYMIRKAPKFERQRQEKEQHYQERRQLQRSSAKLKGKFRIKEPL, from the exons tggTTAACAGAGAGGAAAAGAAGACAGCTAACAAAAAGAGATGTTG ACATTCGTCGTAGAATAGAACTTCTGCAGGATTTTTCCATGCCCGATATCAGTAATTGTATTCGAAGTACACCGGATGGTCGCTGCATAATAGCTACAGGAACATACAAACCACGTGTAAGGTGTTACGAGGTGGCTGCGCTCTCGTTGAAGTTTGAAAGGGGGTTGGACTCTGAAGTTGTTCAGTTTGATATTCTTTCAGATGACTTTAGTAAG TTGGTGTTTTTGCAAGATGACCGATACATCGAGCTCCATTACAAGGGTGGTAGATGGTTTAGAACCCGTATTCCTAAATTTGGAAGAGATTTAGCATATCATTACCCATCTTGCGACCTTTACATTTGCGCATCAGG GAGTGAAATCTATCGCCTAAACCTCAACCAAGGCCGTTTCTTGAATTCACTTCAGACAGATGCGCCCGGTGTGAATAAGTGCGAGTTCAACAAAGTTCATTATCTATTTGCGTGTGGGACTGAAGATGGCAGAGTTGAGGCTTGGGACCCAAGGTCAAGGCATAGGGTCGGAGTTCTGGACTGTGCGTTACATATGGCATCAGAAAATGTCCA ATCAAATTGGTTTACTTCTATAAAACAGCTAGGTGTGACAGCTTTAGCTTTCAATGATGCCTTGACCCTGGGTGTAGGCACCCAGACAGGAAAG ATATTAATTTATGATATTCGGTCAGATAAACCACTGCTGGTTAAAGATCACTATGATGGGTTCCCAATCAATGATCTGGAGTTTCACAATGCATCGGGAAAGGTGATGTCCATGTCACCGAAAGTGGTCAAGATATGGGACAAAGAAACT GGGGCTCCTCACACAAGCATTGAATCTACTGTTGACTTCAACGACCTATGCGTTGTACCTAATTCAGGAATGCTTTTCTTAGCCACAGAGGATACAAAGATGCAGTCATATTTCTTACCA AGTCTTGGACCTGCTCCCAAGTGGTGTGGTCATTTAGATGCTCTCATAGAAGAGTTAGAGGAGGAAGAATCTGCTGCCCAATATGATGATTACAAGTTCGTTACTGAAGAGGAGCTTGTGCAACTCGGCCTTCAGGACCTAATCG GTACAAATGTGTTGCGTGCTGTGATGCATGGCTACTATATGGACATTCGGCTGTATAACAAAGCAAGGTTGATTGCAAATCCATTCGATTACGAAGAATTTGTTCAGCGTAAAGTACGGCAGAAAATTTTGCAGGATAACACAcgagaaattaaaaagaag AATCTTCCTAGCATCAACAGCGAATTGTACGAACGGCTGCTTGAGGATAAAGCTTcagtttttaaaaagaaaatggaatctgCTAGTACACTTTTGCAAGATGACAGATTCAGTGATTTGTTTGCTAATCCAGATTTCCACATTGACAAAGAGTCTGAGGCATTCAG ATTGGTAAACCCTACTCTTAGTAAAATGGACAAGAAAAAGGCGCTGGAAAAGCAACACGAGGAGGATGAGGAACTCGAATACCTGAAAGCCAGG GAAGGTTTAGGTCAGTCAGAAAGTTCAGACTCTGATTCAATCTTTGGAGAATCTGACGATGAGAAAGAAACG aaaaagatgaagatggttcaaaaacatgaagaaaagatgaagaagattaagatgaagaaaaagaaactggaagAGAAGTCAGCCAACACATCGGTCAACCCACCCACAGAAAAGCCAAAAGAAGGAAGCACCAGTCGGCTACAGTTCGCTGAAGCAGACTCGCTCTCTGACCTCAAAGCTAATAGAAAGAAGTTGAGCAA GATGACATTAGCAGAGCGACTCAATATAGAGGATGATAGCAGGAACGATGTTACACACCACACGTTTGGAAGCAGGGAGATGAGTTACATGATCAGGAAAGCTCCCAAATTCGAGCGTCAGAGACAGGAAAAGGAACAGCACTACCAGGAGAGAAGACAGCTCCAGAGATCAAGTGCCAAGCTCAAAGGAAAGTTCCGGATAAAGGAGCCATTGTAG
- the LOC135197302 gene encoding carbohydrate sulfotransferase 11-like isoform X1: MTTSPPPSPTTTATTCNCCWRWRRNAIIFVTSFLALQWSLRLWLSPSLFAESSRAPKPFSAWTTSRNLLDDAPPPHEGNVSLGDLVVSGSHLDSDGQREFLKAWKATMDERIRRVRQGCDKYGLILKRFNNHMRLLFDTKHHIAYCKNAKAGTTTWLSDLLAAGGVNTTGLTPEDIHVEAKRAFPPLPPKVAAEEMDSLSLLFTVVRHPFTRLVSAYRDKIPENYRADLQVKMINHYRTETKEGQTKQENSQPTEVDPSLPTFREFALFVSDEIVSCKPYVNSACLERIDAHWRPIYDRCAPCDLRYDVIAKVETFHEDQRYIRAITGLSGQSAKEGPNGGLPPHAHAHASSGPSSAELTKKYFSSLNEEEKLRVYKAYFFDFYLFGYSPDVIV, translated from the exons ATGACGacatcaccaccaccatccccaacaacaacagcaacaacctgTAATTGTTGTTGGAGATGGAGGAGAAACGCCATCATCTTCGTAACCTCTTTCCTCGCTTTGCAATGGAGCCTCCGCCTCTggctctctccttccctctttgCCGAATCTTCCAGAGCGCCAAAACCCTTTTCTGCTTGGACCACTTCGAGGAACCTTCTGGATGACGCTCCTCCTCCTCATGAGGGGAACGTGTCCTTAGGAGATTTGGTCGTGAGCGGTTCGCATCTCGACTCCGACGGGCAGAGG GAGTTTCTCAAGGCCTGGAAAGCGACGATGGACGAACGGATACGACGGGTGCGACAAGGCTGCGACAAATATGGCCTGATTCTCAAGAGGTTCAACAATCACATGAGGCTGCTGTTCGATACCAAGCATCATATAGCTTACTGCAAGAATGCCAAG GCAGGTACGACCACGTGGCTGAGCGATTTGCTCGCCGCTGGAGGAGTTAACACAACGGGACTGACACCGGAAGATATTCACGTAGAGGCGAAAAGGGCGTTTCCTCCTCTCCCTCCGAAGGTGGCAGCCGAGGAGATGGACAGCCTCTCTCTTCTGTTCACTGTTGTCAGACATCCGTTCACTAG ATTAGTATCCGCCTACAGGGACAAAATACCCGAAAACTACAGAGCGGACCTCCAGGTAAAGATGATTAACCATTACAGAACAGAAACCAAGGAAGGACAAACTAAGCAA GAAAACTCACAGCCAACAGAAGTAGACCCATCTCTGCCCACATTTCGGGAGTTTGCCCTCTTCGTGAGCGACGAAATCGTCTCCTGCAAACCATACGTCAATTCGGCTTGTCTGGAGCGAATAGACGCCCACTGGAGGCCCATCTACGACAGGTGCGCTCCCTGTGACCTTCGGTATGACGTCATTGCCAAG GTGGAAACATTCCACGAAGACCAGAGATACATCAGGGCGATAACTGGTCTCTCAGGCCAGTCGGCTAAAGAAGGACCGAACGGTGGTCTTCCTCCTCACGCCCACGCCCACGCGAGCTCAGGACCTTCGTCTGCAGAGCTCACCAAAAAGTATTTTTCGAGTCTGAATGaagaggagaaactgagagtttatAAGGCCTACTTCTTTGACTTCTATCTCTTTGGTTACTCTCCAGATGTCATCGTTTGA
- the LOC135197302 gene encoding carbohydrate sulfotransferase 11-like isoform X2, protein MPRLVSAYRDKIPENYRADLQVKMINHYRTETKEGQTKQENSQPTEVDPSLPTFREFALFVSDEIVSCKPYVNSACLERIDAHWRPIYDRCAPCDLRYDVIAKVETFHEDQRYIRAITGLSGQSAKEGPNGGLPPHAHAHASSGPSSAELTKKYFSSLNEEEKLRVYKAYFFDFYLFGYSPDVIV, encoded by the exons ATGCCAAG ATTAGTATCCGCCTACAGGGACAAAATACCCGAAAACTACAGAGCGGACCTCCAGGTAAAGATGATTAACCATTACAGAACAGAAACCAAGGAAGGACAAACTAAGCAA GAAAACTCACAGCCAACAGAAGTAGACCCATCTCTGCCCACATTTCGGGAGTTTGCCCTCTTCGTGAGCGACGAAATCGTCTCCTGCAAACCATACGTCAATTCGGCTTGTCTGGAGCGAATAGACGCCCACTGGAGGCCCATCTACGACAGGTGCGCTCCCTGTGACCTTCGGTATGACGTCATTGCCAAG GTGGAAACATTCCACGAAGACCAGAGATACATCAGGGCGATAACTGGTCTCTCAGGCCAGTCGGCTAAAGAAGGACCGAACGGTGGTCTTCCTCCTCACGCCCACGCCCACGCGAGCTCAGGACCTTCGTCTGCAGAGCTCACCAAAAAGTATTTTTCGAGTCTGAATGaagaggagaaactgagagtttatAAGGCCTACTTCTTTGACTTCTATCTCTTTGGTTACTCTCCAGATGTCATCGTTTGA